A stretch of Streptococcus chenjunshii DNA encodes these proteins:
- a CDS encoding ECF transporter S component — protein sequence MGKSKTRELAVLAVLTALSVVLAFIHLPTPTGYLTLLDAGIYFTAFYLGAKPGAIVGGLSAFLIDLLLGYPHYMFYSLIAHGLQGFFAGWAGRKRLPGLLLAVLAMVGSYFLSALLLGYGWGAALAGIWGNILQNIFGLSVGGFLFLAYIRLEK from the coding sequence ATGGGAAAGAGTAAAACGAGGGAATTAGCTGTTTTAGCTGTTCTGACAGCCCTAAGTGTGGTCTTGGCCTTTATTCATCTGCCAACACCGACAGGCTATCTGACTCTGTTAGATGCAGGGATTTATTTTACAGCCTTTTATTTAGGAGCTAAGCCGGGAGCTATTGTTGGCGGTCTGTCAGCTTTTTTGATTGATCTTTTGCTGGGCTATCCCCATTATATGTTCTATAGCTTAATCGCTCACGGTTTGCAGGGCTTCTTTGCCGGCTGGGCGGGAAGGAAGCGGCTGCCAGGCCTGCTGCTTGCTGTTCTGGCTATGGTTGGGAGCTATTTTCTTTCGGCGCTGCTCTTGGGCTATGGCTGGGGAGCGGCTTTGGCTGGTATTTGGGGCAATATTCTTCAAAATATTTTTGGGCTGTCAGTCGGTGGTTTTCTTTTTTTGGCTTATATCCGCTTGGAAAAATGA
- a CDS encoding bifunctional hydroxymethylpyrimidine kinase/phosphomethylpyrimidine kinase, whose product MKNNYILTIAGSDILSGGGFQADLAVFSQYRLFAFLAQTCMTSLEQGHLAVIPTDLTVFNKQLESLADISFTAIKIGLLPALDTANGVLDFIKTQTDVKVVLDPVLVFKENGDREIADMRDKLLEFFPYTAVITPNLHEAEILSGLSINSLADMQAAARTLHEKGAKRVVIKGGARLDPSAAVDVFYDGETMLEFTSPLLDRNNNGAGCTFAASIAAQLALGRTPAEAAEHAKAFVYQAIAHSNEYGVVQYYGKE is encoded by the coding sequence ATGAAGAATAATTATATCTTAACGATAGCAGGCAGCGACATTCTCAGCGGCGGCGGATTTCAGGCAGATTTGGCTGTTTTTTCGCAGTACCGGCTCTTTGCTTTTCTTGCCCAAACCTGTATGACCAGTTTGGAACAAGGACATTTAGCTGTTATACCGACTGATTTAACGGTTTTTAACAAACAGCTGGAAAGTCTTGCTGATATTTCCTTTACAGCCATTAAAATTGGTCTGCTTCCGGCTTTAGATACAGCGAATGGAGTTCTGGATTTTATCAAGACCCAAACTGATGTTAAGGTAGTGCTGGATCCTGTCTTGGTTTTTAAAGAGAATGGGGACAGAGAAATAGCAGATATGCGGGATAAACTGCTTGAATTCTTTCCTTATACTGCTGTGATTACGCCCAATCTTCATGAAGCGGAAATCTTATCCGGCTTATCTATTAACAGTCTGGCTGATATGCAGGCTGCTGCCCGAACTTTACATGAAAAAGGTGCTAAAAGGGTTGTGATTAAGGGCGGAGCAAGGCTGGATCCGTCTGCGGCCGTTGATGTTTTCTATGATGGTGAAACGATGCTGGAATTTACCAGCCCTTTGCTTGACCGCAACAATAATGGGGCCGGCTGCACTTTTGCTGCCAGCATTGCCGCTCAGTTGGCACTCGGCAGAACGCCTGCAGAAGCAGCAGAACACGCTAAAGCTTTTGTTTATCAGGCTATTGCGCACTCAAATGAATACGGGGTGGTACAATATTATGGGAAAGAGTAA
- the truA gene encoding tRNA pseudouridine(38-40) synthase TruA, whose amino-acid sequence MVRYKAIISYDGTDFSGFQRQPRQRTVQEEIEKTLLRLNSGQSVTVHGAGRTDAGVHAYGQVIHFDLPQARELEKLRFGLDTQTPDDIDVISVQEVSENFHARYNKHYKTYEFLVDIGRPKNPLLRHYATHYPYPLTFSLIEEAIKDLLGTHDFTGFTASGSSVVNKVRTIKMADVRFEKEKQLLVFTFSGTGFLYKQVRNMVGTLLKIGNGKLPVGQIRTVLTTKDRTLAGPTAAGNGLYLKEIIYEE is encoded by the coding sequence ATGGTACGATATAAAGCTATTATTTCTTATGATGGGACAGATTTTTCCGGTTTTCAGAGGCAGCCGCGACAGAGGACAGTGCAGGAAGAAATTGAGAAAACACTGCTGCGGTTAAACAGCGGACAATCAGTAACTGTACATGGTGCCGGCCGTACTGATGCCGGTGTTCATGCTTATGGTCAGGTTATTCATTTTGATCTGCCTCAGGCGAGAGAGCTTGAGAAACTGCGATTTGGGCTTGATACACAGACGCCTGATGATATTGATGTGATAAGTGTTCAGGAAGTTTCGGAAAACTTTCACGCTCGTTATAATAAACACTATAAGACCTATGAGTTTCTTGTGGATATCGGCCGGCCTAAAAATCCATTGCTGCGCCATTATGCAACGCACTATCCCTATCCTCTGACCTTTTCGCTGATAGAGGAGGCTATTAAGGATTTGTTGGGGACCCATGATTTTACAGGATTTACAGCGTCCGGAAGCAGTGTTGTCAACAAAGTTCGAACGATTAAAATGGCAGATGTTCGTTTTGAAAAAGAGAAACAGCTTCTGGTTTTTACCTTTTCTGGGACTGGTTTTCTTTATAAGCAGGTGCGCAACATGGTGGGAACTTTGCTTAAAATCGGGAATGGTAAGCTTCCGGTTGGTCAGATTAGAACTGTTTTAACAACTAAAGACCGAACTCTGGCCGGGCCGACAGCAGCAGGGAATGGTCTTTATCTGAAGGAGATTATCTATGAAGAATAA
- the dnaJ gene encoding molecular chaperone DnaJ, with the protein MNNTEFYERLGISKDASQDEIKKAYRKMSKKYHPDINKEAGAEQKYKDIQEAYETLGDPQKRANYDQYGAAGAQGGFGGDAGGFGGFDSSGFGGFEDIFSSFFGGGTSRNPSAPRQGDDLQYRLNLQFEEAVFGVEKEVSYNRESSCATCSGTGAKPGTSPVTCTKCHGSGVINVDTQTPLGMMRRQVTCDVCHGTGKEIKEPCATCHGTGHQTQTHKVSVKIPAGVETGQQIRLQGQGEAGFNGGPYGDLFVIINVLPSSQFERNGSTIYYQMDISFVQAALGDTVEVPTVHGDVEMSIPAGTQTGKTFRLKGKGAPKLRGNGQGDQHVTVNIVTPSKLNDAQKEALRAFAAAGGDKVHPKKKGFFDKMKDAFEEI; encoded by the coding sequence ATGAACAATACTGAATTTTATGAACGTCTAGGCATATCAAAGGATGCTTCACAAGATGAAATAAAAAAAGCCTATCGTAAAATGTCTAAGAAGTACCATCCAGATATCAATAAAGAAGCAGGTGCTGAGCAGAAATATAAAGATATCCAGGAAGCTTATGAGACTCTGGGTGATCCGCAAAAGCGTGCCAATTATGATCAATATGGTGCAGCAGGCGCTCAAGGCGGTTTCGGCGGTGATGCTGGCGGCTTTGGCGGCTTTGACAGCAGCGGTTTTGGCGGTTTTGAAGATATTTTTTCAAGCTTTTTTGGTGGCGGTACCAGCCGCAACCCTTCTGCTCCCCGTCAGGGTGATGATCTGCAATATCGGCTGAATCTTCAGTTTGAAGAGGCTGTCTTTGGAGTGGAGAAGGAAGTCAGCTACAACAGGGAGTCTTCGTGTGCGACCTGTTCGGGAACCGGTGCTAAGCCGGGGACAAGTCCGGTTACTTGTACTAAGTGCCATGGTTCTGGTGTGATTAATGTTGATACCCAAACCCCTCTTGGTATGATGCGCCGTCAAGTGACTTGTGATGTCTGCCATGGTACAGGCAAAGAAATTAAAGAACCTTGTGCAACCTGCCATGGTACAGGACATCAGACACAGACCCATAAAGTATCTGTGAAAATTCCGGCAGGGGTTGAAACTGGGCAGCAAATTCGCTTGCAGGGGCAAGGTGAAGCTGGCTTTAACGGCGGACCTTACGGAGATCTTTTCGTGATTATCAATGTCCTGCCAAGCAGCCAGTTTGAACGTAATGGCTCGACAATTTATTATCAAATGGATATCAGTTTCGTCCAGGCGGCTCTCGGTGATACGGTAGAAGTTCCAACTGTTCATGGAGATGTTGAAATGTCTATTCCGGCAGGGACACAAACAGGGAAAACCTTCCGTTTGAAAGGCAAAGGAGCACCTAAACTGAGAGGAAACGGTCAGGGGGATCAGCATGTGACGGTTAATATTGTAACGCCAAGCAAGCTGAATGATGCCCAGAAAGAAGCTCTCAGAGCTTTTGCTGCAGCAGGAGGGGATAAAGTCCATCCAAAGAAAAAAGGTTTCTTTGATAAAATGAAGGATGCCTTTGAAGAAATTTAG